One region of Streptomyces sp. NBC_00442 genomic DNA includes:
- a CDS encoding UPF0182 family membrane protein, producing MPDRGSGPSGPRIRVGRPSRRVRTLLMTLGILAVLAMAFVMFAGFWTDWLWYRSVHYSSVFTTQLWTKVGLFLVFGLLMALAVGLNIWLAHRLRPPLSAMSLEQQSLDRYRMGIAPYKKWMLLGITALIGLIAGASASGQWRTWLMWVNGVPFGQKDPQFKLDVSFYAFDLPWYRFLLGFGFAAAVLSLIAAALTHYLYGGLRITSPGARATGAATGHLSVLLGVFVVLKAVAYWLDRYGLAVKSSDFKATNNWTGLRYVDANAYLPAKTILFCIAVICAVLFFATLWRRTWQLPVIGFGLMVLSAILIGGLYPAIVQKFQVQPNEQAKEAPYIQKNIDATRKAYGIDDAAVTNYKGTADTKDNAKLRADADSAASYRIIDPNVVSPAFQQLQQERKYYQFPSTLDVDRYQDKDGKEQDTVIGLRELDLKGIDKRNWINDHFTYTHGFGAIAAKGTSVDANGAPDFTESGLPTTGQLPSDYEQRVYYGEKTDQYSIVGGPQKELDYESDGKAQVTTSFKGKGGVSLSNPFNRAAYAVTLNEPQILYSGAIGKGSKILYNRTPKERVEAVAPWLTIDGDAYPAVVGKRIQWVVDAYTTTNGYPYASRTTLGETTTDSLTDKQRAVVAQQNQVNYIRNSVKATVDAYDGTVTLYQWDDKDPVLKTWMKAFPGTVKTKASIPKDLLAHLRYPQDMFKVQRELLTRYHVTSPAQFYSGSDAWQVPDDPTNKDNSAVPPYYLSLKVPGAEKEGAKFSLTTTFTPNGRPNLGGFMAVDADAASPDYGKIRLLRVTDNVQGPQQVQSKLNGSPEVAEFVRNLRGTDSEIDYGNLLTVPLGGGFLYIEPVYARGGSANYPLLKKVGVSYGDNTYFKNNLADALNAVFGADGATPPSTTTPPTTNPPTTPPPTGNATVDQAIQDAQKAYEDGQKALAKGDWKAYGDSQKALQDALQKAADAAKPAS from the coding sequence ATGCCGGACCGCGGCTCAGGCCCGTCCGGGCCACGGATCAGAGTCGGCCGGCCGTCCCGCCGGGTCCGGACCCTGCTGATGACACTGGGCATTCTGGCCGTGCTCGCCATGGCCTTCGTCATGTTCGCGGGGTTCTGGACCGACTGGCTGTGGTACCGCTCGGTCCACTACTCGTCGGTCTTCACCACCCAGCTGTGGACGAAGGTCGGACTCTTCCTCGTGTTCGGGCTCCTGATGGCCCTCGCCGTCGGCCTCAACATCTGGCTGGCGCACCGGCTCAGGCCGCCGCTCAGCGCGATGTCCCTGGAGCAGCAGAGCCTCGACCGCTACCGGATGGGCATCGCGCCGTACAAGAAGTGGATGCTGCTCGGGATCACCGCGCTCATCGGCCTCATCGCCGGCGCCTCCGCCTCCGGCCAGTGGCGCACCTGGCTGATGTGGGTCAACGGGGTGCCGTTCGGCCAGAAGGACCCGCAGTTCAAGCTGGACGTGTCGTTCTACGCCTTCGACCTGCCCTGGTACCGCTTCCTGCTCGGCTTCGGCTTCGCCGCGGCCGTCCTCTCGCTCATCGCCGCCGCGCTCACGCACTACCTGTACGGCGGGCTGCGCATCACGAGCCCCGGCGCGCGCGCCACGGGAGCCGCCACCGGACACCTCTCGGTGCTGCTCGGCGTCTTCGTGGTCCTGAAGGCCGTGGCGTACTGGCTCGACCGGTACGGCCTGGCGGTGAAGTCCAGCGACTTCAAGGCGACCAACAACTGGACGGGCCTTCGCTACGTCGACGCCAACGCGTATCTGCCGGCCAAGACGATCCTGTTCTGCATCGCGGTCATCTGCGCCGTGCTGTTCTTCGCGACGCTGTGGCGCCGCACCTGGCAGTTGCCCGTCATCGGCTTCGGCCTGATGGTGCTCTCGGCGATCCTGATCGGCGGGCTCTACCCGGCGATCGTGCAGAAGTTCCAGGTCCAGCCCAACGAGCAGGCCAAGGAAGCGCCGTACATCCAGAAGAACATCGACGCCACCCGCAAGGCGTACGGCATCGACGACGCGGCCGTGACCAACTACAAGGGCACGGCCGACACCAAGGACAACGCGAAGCTCCGCGCGGACGCAGACTCGGCGGCCAGCTACCGCATCATCGACCCCAACGTCGTCTCGCCCGCGTTCCAGCAGCTCCAGCAGGAGCGCAAGTACTACCAGTTCCCCTCGACCCTCGACGTGGACCGCTACCAGGACAAGGACGGCAAGGAGCAGGACACCGTCATCGGTCTGCGCGAGCTCGACCTCAAGGGCATCGACAAGCGCAACTGGATCAACGACCACTTCACCTACACCCACGGCTTCGGCGCGATCGCGGCCAAGGGCACCAGCGTGGACGCCAACGGCGCGCCGGACTTCACCGAGTCGGGGCTGCCCACCACCGGCCAGCTCCCCTCGGACTACGAGCAGCGCGTCTACTACGGCGAGAAGACCGACCAGTACTCGATCGTCGGCGGGCCCCAGAAGGAGCTCGACTACGAGAGCGACGGCAAGGCCCAGGTCACCACGAGCTTCAAGGGCAAGGGCGGCGTGAGCCTGTCCAACCCCTTCAACCGGGCCGCGTACGCCGTCACCCTCAACGAGCCGCAGATCCTGTACTCGGGTGCCATCGGCAAGGGATCGAAGATCCTCTACAACCGCACGCCGAAGGAGCGCGTCGAGGCGGTCGCCCCCTGGCTGACCATCGACGGCGACGCCTACCCGGCGGTCGTCGGCAAGCGCATCCAGTGGGTCGTCGACGCGTACACGACGACCAACGGCTATCCCTACGCCTCGCGCACCACGCTCGGCGAGACCACCACGGACTCGCTGACCGACAAACAGCGCGCGGTGGTGGCCCAGCAGAACCAGGTCAACTACATCCGCAACTCGGTGAAGGCGACCGTCGACGCGTACGACGGCACGGTCACGCTGTACCAGTGGGACGACAAGGACCCCGTCCTCAAGACGTGGATGAAGGCGTTCCCCGGCACGGTGAAAACCAAGGCGTCGATCCCGAAGGACCTGCTCGCCCACCTGCGGTACCCGCAGGACATGTTCAAGGTCCAGCGCGAGCTGCTCACCCGCTACCACGTCACCAGCCCCGCGCAGTTCTACAGCGGCAGTGACGCCTGGCAGGTGCCGGACGACCCGACCAACAAGGACAACAGCGCGGTTCCGCCGTACTACCTGTCCCTGAAGGTGCCGGGCGCCGAGAAGGAGGGCGCGAAGTTCTCGCTGACGACGACGTTCACGCCCAACGGCCGGCCCAACCTGGGCGGGTTCATGGCGGTAGACGCCGATGCCGCGAGCCCGGACTACGGCAAGATCAGACTGCTGCGGGTCACGGACAACGTGCAGGGCCCGCAACAGGTGCAGAGCAAGCTGAACGGCTCGCCGGAAGTCGCCGAGTTCGTACGGAACCTGAGAGGCACCGACTCCGAGATCGACTACGGCAACCTGCTGACGGTGCCGCTCGGCGGGGGCTTCCTCTACATCGAGCCGGTGTACGCGCGCGGCGGCAGCGCCAACTATCCGCTCCTGAAGAAGGTCGGCGTCTCCTACGGGGACAACACCTACTTCAAGAACAACCTGGCGGACGCGCTGAACGCGGTCTTCGGGGCGGACGGGGCGACACCACCGTCCACGACCACCCCGCCGACGACGAACCCGCCGACCACGCCACCGCCCACCGGCAACGCCACGGTCGACCAGGCCATCCAGGACGCCCAGAAGGCGTACGAGGACGGCCAGAAGGCGCTCGCCAAGGGCGACTGGAAGGCCTACGGCGACAGCCAGAAGGCGCTCCAGGACGCCCTGCAGAAGGCGGCCGACGCGGCCAAGCCCGCGAGCTGA
- a CDS encoding PPA1309 family protein, translating into MSNVSPSGPPMAASPLTRAVLEIDEYASGLGWDKPARLFALVDTAKLRAQAPNLVSADDDAPVSGLTPIEQEEIPRNKPLDKFLGTIEWPDTVAGCALTVERLMLPPSAETSVPEGLSDKELATWVAAHPDRQEVRMTVAVLRGGARESAIRLREKDSATEVLTGPDLVPGLAEALAATFA; encoded by the coding sequence ATGTCCAACGTTTCTCCCTCAGGCCCCCCGATGGCCGCGAGCCCGCTCACCCGCGCGGTGCTCGAAATCGACGAGTACGCATCCGGTCTCGGCTGGGACAAGCCGGCCCGGCTCTTCGCCCTCGTCGACACCGCCAAGCTCCGTGCCCAGGCCCCGAACCTGGTCTCCGCCGACGACGACGCGCCGGTCTCCGGGCTGACCCCGATCGAGCAGGAGGAGATTCCGCGCAACAAGCCGCTGGACAAATTCCTCGGCACCATCGAGTGGCCCGACACGGTCGCCGGCTGCGCGCTCACGGTCGAGCGCCTGATGCTGCCGCCGTCCGCCGAGACGTCCGTGCCGGAAGGGCTCAGCGACAAGGAGCTCGCCACGTGGGTGGCCGCCCACCCCGACCGCCAGGAGGTGCGGATGACGGTGGCGGTCCTGCGCGGCGGTGCCCGCGAGTCGGCGATCCGGCTGCGCGAGAAGGACTCCGCCACGGAGGTCCTGACCGGCCCCGACCTGGTGCCGGGCCTCGCCGAGGCGCTGGCCGCGACCTTCGCCTAG
- a CDS encoding YlbL family protein: MPRRTATMLASTLVLIALLCAGVLIKVPYAEMSPGPTVNTLGDAGGEPVLQISGHQTYPTTGHLNMTTVRVTGADYRMNLFEAVYGWLAHDNVVVPHDTLYPDGKTDEQSNQENAEEFSQSQESAKVAALNELKIPVKSWVVVSSVVKGSPAEGKLHAGDAIQAVDGTKVTKAADVATLVTKHKPGQNVVFTIAPAKEAETAKKAGKAPEGGEKITITTEKAPDSDRAIVGIQAGSDHAFPFTVDIKLADVGGPSAGLMFSLGIVDKLTPEDLTGGKFVAGTGTIDDTGAVGPIGGIEMKLIGARQAGARYFLTPKDNCAAAASDIPSGLTLVKVDTIHDARQALDKIRTGDTAGLPSCSAN; this comes from the coding sequence ATGCCACGCCGCACCGCGACGATGCTCGCCTCCACCCTCGTGCTGATCGCGCTGCTCTGCGCCGGGGTACTCATCAAAGTGCCGTACGCGGAGATGTCTCCCGGGCCCACCGTGAACACGCTCGGCGACGCCGGCGGCGAGCCGGTGCTCCAGATCTCCGGCCACCAGACGTACCCGACGACCGGGCACCTCAACATGACGACGGTCAGGGTCACCGGTGCGGACTACCGGATGAACCTCTTCGAGGCGGTCTACGGCTGGCTGGCACACGACAACGTGGTCGTCCCGCACGACACGCTCTACCCGGACGGCAAGACCGACGAGCAGTCGAACCAGGAGAACGCCGAGGAGTTCAGCCAGTCGCAGGAGAGCGCCAAGGTGGCGGCCCTGAACGAGCTGAAGATCCCGGTGAAGAGCTGGGTCGTCGTCTCCTCCGTGGTCAAGGGCAGCCCCGCCGAGGGCAAGCTGCACGCCGGTGACGCCATCCAGGCCGTCGACGGCACCAAGGTCACCAAGGCGGCCGATGTCGCGACGCTCGTCACCAAGCACAAGCCCGGCCAGAACGTCGTCTTCACGATCGCGCCCGCCAAGGAGGCCGAGACCGCCAAGAAGGCGGGCAAGGCGCCCGAGGGCGGCGAGAAGATCACCATCACCACGGAGAAGGCACCGGACAGCGACCGCGCCATCGTCGGCATCCAGGCCGGGAGCGACCACGCGTTCCCGTTCACGGTCGACATCAAGCTCGCCGACGTCGGCGGACCCAGCGCCGGCCTGATGTTCTCGCTCGGCATCGTCGACAAGCTGACGCCCGAGGACCTGACCGGCGGAAAGTTCGTCGCCGGCACCGGCACGATCGACGACACCGGCGCGGTCGGCCCGATCGGCGGCATCGAGATGAAGCTGATCGGCGCCCGCCAGGCGGGCGCCCGCTACTTCCTGACGCCCAAGGACAACTGTGCGGCCGCCGCGAGCGACATCCCCTCGGGCCTCACCCTGGTGAAGGTCGACACCATTCACGACGCCCGGCAGGCGCTCGACAAGATCCGTACGGGGGACACGGCCGGCCTGCCGAGCTGCTCGGCCAACTGA
- a CDS encoding molybdenum cofactor biosynthesis protein MoaE, with product MARTYPDHPGEQAAHDPIRLLAIRDTPLSVDEVLAASGDFAAGGTTLFVGTVRNHDGGADVDTLGYSCHPSAEAEMRRVAEKVVADHPVRALAAVHRVGDLAVGDVAVVVAVSCPHRAEAFEACRKLIDDLKHEVPIWKHQRFSDGTEEWVGAC from the coding sequence ATGGCACGCACGTATCCCGACCATCCCGGCGAGCAGGCGGCGCACGACCCGATCCGTCTCCTCGCGATCCGTGACACCCCGCTCTCCGTCGACGAGGTCCTCGCGGCGTCGGGGGACTTCGCGGCGGGCGGCACCACGCTCTTCGTCGGCACCGTGCGCAACCACGACGGCGGCGCCGACGTCGACACGCTCGGATACTCCTGCCATCCGAGCGCCGAGGCCGAGATGCGCCGAGTGGCCGAGAAGGTCGTCGCCGACCATCCGGTCCGGGCGCTCGCCGCCGTCCACCGTGTGGGTGATCTCGCGGTGGGAGATGTCGCGGTCGTCGTCGCGGTGTCCTGCCCGCACCGGGCGGAGGCCTTCGAGGCCTGCCGCAAGCTGATCGACGACCTCAAGCACGAGGTTCCCATCTGGAAACACCAGCGGTTCTCGGACGGTACGGAGGAGTGGGTCGGCGCCTGCTGA
- a CDS encoding SDR family oxidoreductase yields the protein MSSPDPKVRAARNLSASTSRGPVVAVTGAASGIGALLTARLAASEEVKQVVAIDERRGDVSEATWHILDVRDPAIAEKLRGADVVVHLALDLDLETDPAARSAYNVRGTQTVLTAAAAAGVHRVVLCTSAMVYGALPDNDIPLSEDAELRATAEATGVGDLLEIERLGRRAPRAHPGLNVTVVRPAVLVGGTDTALTRYFESPRLLVVAGSRPTWQFCHVDDLCSALEYAALEKAEGEFAVGCDGWLEQEEVEELSGIRRMELPSAVALGAAARLHRIGLTPSPAGDLAYTMHPWVVSVGRLHDAGWRPQWTNEEVLAELLEEVAGRHTVAGRRLGRKDATAAGAAGATVALLGAAAVVRRARKRRGL from the coding sequence GTGAGTTCCCCAGATCCGAAGGTTCGCGCAGCGCGAAACCTCTCCGCCTCAACATCGCGCGGCCCCGTCGTCGCCGTGACCGGTGCCGCCTCCGGGATCGGCGCCCTGCTGACCGCGCGCCTCGCCGCGTCCGAGGAGGTCAAGCAGGTCGTCGCCATCGACGAGCGGCGAGGTGACGTGTCCGAGGCGACCTGGCACATCCTGGACGTACGGGACCCGGCGATCGCCGAGAAGCTGCGCGGCGCCGACGTCGTCGTGCACCTCGCGCTCGACCTCGACCTGGAGACGGACCCGGCGGCCCGCTCCGCCTACAACGTGCGCGGCACCCAGACCGTCCTGACGGCCGCGGCCGCCGCCGGCGTGCACCGGGTGGTGCTCTGCACCTCGGCGATGGTCTACGGGGCGCTGCCCGACAACGACATCCCGCTGTCCGAGGACGCCGAGCTGCGGGCCACCGCGGAGGCGACCGGCGTCGGCGACCTCCTGGAGATCGAACGCCTGGGACGGCGGGCCCCGCGGGCCCACCCCGGGCTCAACGTGACCGTGGTGCGCCCCGCCGTCCTGGTCGGCGGCACCGACACCGCGCTCACCCGGTACTTCGAGTCGCCGCGCCTCCTGGTCGTCGCCGGATCCCGGCCGACCTGGCAGTTCTGTCACGTCGACGACCTGTGCAGCGCCCTGGAGTACGCCGCTCTGGAGAAGGCCGAGGGGGAGTTCGCGGTCGGCTGCGACGGCTGGCTCGAACAGGAGGAGGTCGAGGAGCTCAGCGGCATCCGCCGCATGGAACTGCCCTCGGCCGTCGCCCTCGGCGCCGCGGCCCGGCTGCACCGGATCGGGCTCACCCCCTCGCCCGCCGGTGACCTCGCGTACACGATGCACCCGTGGGTGGTCAGTGTCGGGCGGCTGCACGACGCGGGCTGGCGGCCGCAGTGGACCAACGAGGAGGTCCTCGCCGAACTCCTCGAAGAGGTCGCGGGACGGCACACCGTCGCAGGACGCAGGCTCGGCCGCAAGGACGCCACCGCCGCGGGAGCCGCGGGCGCCACCGTCGCCCTGCTCGGCGCGGCCGCCGTGGTGCGCAGGGCCCGCAAACGGCGGGGCCTGTAG